A DNA window from Deinococcus multiflagellatus contains the following coding sequences:
- the clpB gene encoding ATP-dependent chaperone ClpB yields the protein MNPERFTEASLQALQAAQQLAQNSQHQNLTPAHLLRALTDNDTAARALTLAGGHLSAIREALDAELAKLPRVQGGGENLYLDPALARAFGKADTLAGQMGDAFVAADTLLLALRGEYRGKGLPAETDLNRAVTEQRKGKTVTNKTSEQQFDALAKYGTDLTGRARDGKFDPVIGRDEEIRRAMQILLRRTKNNPVLIGEPGVGKTAIAEGLAIRIVKGDVPDGLKNKRIVSLEMGSLLAGAKFRGEFEERLKGVIDEVIASEGEIILFVDEIHTIVGAGKTEGSPDAGNMLKPALARGELHLIGATTLSEYREIEKDPALERRFQPVFVDEPSVEDTISILRGIKERYQVHHNVEITDPALVAAASLSHRYITDRQLPDKAIDLIDESAARLRMALESSPERIDQLERRKLQLEIEREALKREKDQDSQNRLLDIEGALKGITDELGEVRARWEGERQEVAALREKREALDQVRTDIEKAKRDYDLQRAAELEYGKLPQLEKEVHDLEGKLKGAEFAHTQVTEEDIASVVSRWTGIPVNKLMEGEREKLLKLEEQLHQRVIGQDRAIVSVADAIRRSRAGLSDPNRPLGSFMFLGPTGVGKTELAKALAEFLFDSQDAMVRIDMSEYMEKHTVARLIGAPPGYVGFEEGGQLTEAVRRRPYAVLLFDEIEKAHPDVFNVLLQVLDDGRLTDGQGRTVDFRNTLIILTSNIGSPLILEMQHRGEASAAIRDAVMGELQGHFRPEFLNRVDDIIVFDALTAADLHKIVDIQMRGLVKRLADRRISLHLTPAAKDRLAEVGYDPAFGARPLRRAISREIETPLAREILQGHVPDSSSLTVDWDGSAFTFQTGALN from the coding sequence TTGAATCCCGAACGTTTCACCGAAGCCAGCCTGCAGGCCCTTCAGGCCGCGCAGCAACTGGCCCAGAACAGCCAGCACCAGAACCTCACCCCCGCGCACCTGCTGCGCGCCCTGACCGACAACGACACCGCTGCCCGCGCTCTGACGCTGGCGGGCGGCCATCTGAGCGCTATCCGCGAGGCCCTGGACGCCGAACTGGCCAAACTGCCGCGCGTGCAGGGCGGCGGCGAGAACCTGTACCTGGACCCCGCACTGGCCCGCGCCTTTGGCAAGGCCGACACGCTGGCGGGCCAGATGGGCGACGCCTTTGTGGCCGCCGACACCCTGCTGCTGGCCCTGCGCGGCGAGTACCGGGGCAAGGGCCTGCCGGCAGAAACCGACCTGAACCGCGCTGTGACCGAGCAGCGCAAAGGAAAAACCGTGACCAACAAGACCAGTGAACAGCAATTCGACGCCCTGGCAAAGTACGGCACCGACCTGACCGGGCGCGCCAGGGACGGCAAATTTGACCCCGTGATTGGCCGCGACGAGGAAATTCGCCGCGCCATGCAGATTCTGCTGCGCCGCACCAAGAACAACCCCGTACTGATCGGCGAGCCCGGCGTGGGGAAAACCGCCATTGCCGAGGGGCTGGCCATCCGTATCGTGAAGGGCGACGTGCCCGACGGCCTGAAGAACAAGCGCATCGTGAGCCTGGAAATGGGCAGCCTGCTGGCCGGCGCCAAGTTCCGGGGCGAGTTCGAGGAGCGCCTGAAAGGCGTGATTGACGAGGTGATCGCCTCTGAGGGCGAGATCATCCTGTTCGTGGACGAGATCCACACCATTGTGGGCGCGGGCAAGACCGAAGGCAGCCCCGACGCCGGGAACATGCTCAAGCCCGCCCTGGCGCGCGGCGAGCTGCACCTGATCGGCGCCACGACGCTGAGCGAATACCGCGAGATCGAGAAGGACCCGGCCCTGGAGCGCCGTTTCCAGCCGGTGTTTGTGGACGAGCCCAGTGTGGAAGACACCATTTCCATCCTGCGCGGCATCAAGGAGCGGTATCAGGTGCACCACAACGTGGAAATCACCGATCCCGCGCTGGTGGCGGCGGCCAGCCTCTCGCACCGCTACATCACCGACCGGCAGCTGCCCGACAAGGCGATTGACCTGATTGACGAGTCGGCGGCCCGCCTGCGCATGGCGCTGGAAAGCAGCCCCGAGCGCATTGACCAGCTGGAGCGCCGCAAGCTGCAACTGGAAATCGAGCGCGAGGCCCTGAAGCGCGAAAAAGACCAGGACAGCCAGAACCGCCTGCTGGACATTGAGGGGGCCCTGAAGGGCATCACCGACGAGCTGGGCGAGGTGCGCGCCCGCTGGGAAGGCGAGCGACAGGAGGTCGCGGCCCTGCGCGAGAAGCGTGAGGCCCTGGATCAGGTGCGCACCGACATTGAAAAGGCCAAGCGCGACTATGACCTGCAGCGCGCCGCCGAGCTGGAATACGGCAAGCTGCCCCAGCTGGAAAAGGAAGTGCACGACCTGGAGGGGAAGCTCAAGGGCGCTGAGTTCGCGCACACCCAGGTGACCGAAGAGGACATTGCTTCCGTGGTGAGCCGCTGGACCGGCATTCCCGTGAACAAGCTGATGGAAGGCGAGCGCGAGAAGCTGCTGAAGCTTGAAGAGCAGCTGCACCAGCGCGTGATCGGCCAGGACCGCGCGATTGTCAGCGTGGCCGACGCGATTCGCCGCAGCCGCGCGGGCCTCTCGGACCCCAACCGACCGCTGGGCAGCTTCATGTTCCTGGGGCCCACGGGCGTGGGCAAGACCGAGCTGGCCAAGGCTCTGGCCGAGTTCCTGTTCGACAGCCAGGACGCGATGGTGCGCATTGACATGTCCGAGTACATGGAAAAGCACACGGTGGCGCGCCTGATCGGGGCCCCTCCCGGCTACGTGGGCTTTGAGGAAGGCGGCCAGCTGACCGAGGCTGTGCGCCGCCGCCCCTACGCCGTGCTGCTGTTCGACGAGATTGAAAAAGCGCACCCGGACGTGTTCAACGTGCTGCTGCAGGTGCTGGACGACGGCCGCCTGACCGACGGCCAGGGCCGCACCGTGGACTTCCGCAACACGCTGATTATCCTGACCAGCAACATCGGCAGCCCCCTGATTCTGGAAATGCAGCACCGGGGCGAGGCTTCGGCGGCCATCCGCGACGCCGTGATGGGCGAGTTGCAGGGCCACTTCCGCCCCGAGTTCCTGAACCGCGTGGACGACATCATCGTGTTCGACGCGCTGACGGCCGCTGACCTGCACAAGATCGTGGACATTCAGATGCGCGGTCTGG